One window from the genome of Onychomys torridus chromosome 20, mOncTor1.1, whole genome shotgun sequence encodes:
- the Rbms2 gene encoding RNA-binding motif, single-stranded-interacting protein 2 isoform X1 translates to MLLSVTSRPGISTFGYNKNNKKPYVSLSQQMAPPSPRNSTPNSSIGGNGNEQLSKTNLYIRGLQPGTTDQDLVKLCQPYGKIVSTKAILDKTTNKCKGYGFVDFDSPSAAQKAVTALKASGVQAQMAKQQEQDPTNLYISNLPLSMDEQELEGMLKPFGQVISTRILRDSSGISRGVGFARMESTEKCEAIITHFNGKYLKTPPGVAAPSDPLLCKFADGGPKKRQNQGKFVQNGRAWPRNGDMGGMALTYDPTAALQNGFYPAPYNIAHSRMLAQSALVPYLPSAVSSYQRVTQTSSPQVPNPSWMQHQSYLMQPSGSLLTPGMDHPLSLQPASMMGPLTQQLGHLSLNSLGPLLPTAAMQGAYIPQYPPVPSSNVSVEESSGQQNQVAAVETPSDHGVYPFQFSK, encoded by the exons CCATATGTGTCATTGTCTCAGCAGATGGCACCGCCAAGTCCGAGGAACAGCACCCCTAACAGCAGCATCGGGGGCAATGGCAATGAGCAGCTGAGCAAAACCAACCTGTACATTCGCGGACTGCAGCCTGGCACGACGGACCAGGACCTCGTCAAGCTCTGTCAGCC ATATGGCAAGATTGTCTCCACCAAGGCCATTCTGGACAAGACCACAAACAAGTGCAAAG GCTATGGCTTTGTGGACTTTGACAGCCCATCAGCAGCACAGAAGGCTGTAACAGCGCTGAAAGCCAGTGGTGTGCAGGCCCAGATGGCAAAG CAACAGGAGCAAGACCCTACAAATTTATACATCTCAAACCTCCCCCTGTCGATGGACGAGCAAGAGCTGGAGGGGATGCTGAAGCCGTTTGGTCAGGTTATCTCCACCCGAATCCTTCGAGACAGTAGTGGGATCAGCAGAGGGGTCGGCTTTGCGAG GATGGAGTCCACAGAGAAGTGTGAAGCCATCATCACCCACTTTAACGGAAAGTATCTTAAGACGCCCCCTGGAGTGGCAG CGCCGTCTGACCCCTTGCTTTGCAAGTTTGCCGATGGCGGGCCAAAGAAACGACAGAACCAAGGAAAATTTGTGCAGAACGGACGGGCCTGGCCAAGGAACGGAGACATG GGTGGTATGGCCTTGACCTATGACCCGACCGCAGCGCTTCAGAATGG GTTCTACCCAGCCCCTTACAACATCGCCCACAGCAGGATGCTGGCTCAGTCTGCCCTCGTCCCATACCTTCCATCTGCCGTGTCTTCCTATCAG AGAGTGACTCAGACATCTTCTCCACAAGTACCTAACCCGTCCTGGATGCAACACCAGTCGTACCTCATGCAGCCTTCA GGCTCACTTCTTACACCAGGGATGGACCACCCTctttctctccagcctgcctctaTGATGGGACCTCTCACTCAGCAATTGGGTCACCTGTCACTCAACAGCCTGGGCCCG CTCCTGCCAACAGCTGCCATGCAGGGAGCTTACATCCCCCAGTACCCTCCTGTGCCTTCTTCCAATGTGTCTGTGGAG GAGAGCAGTGGTCAGCAGAATCAAGTGGCGGCCGTGGAGACACCCTCAGACCATGGGGTCTATCCTTTCCAGTTCAGCAAGTAA
- the Rbms2 gene encoding RNA-binding motif, single-stranded-interacting protein 2 isoform X3, with the protein MLLSVTSRPGISTFGYNKNNKKPYVSLSQQMAPPSPRNSTPNSSIGGNGNEQLSKTNLYIRGLQPGTTDQDLVKLCQPYGKIVSTKAILDKTTNKCKGYGFVDFDSPSAAQKAVTALKASGVQAQMAKQQEQDPTNLYISNLPLSMDEQELEGMLKPFGQVISTRILRDSSGISRGVGFARMESTEKCEAIITHFNGKYLKTPPGVAAPSDPLLCKFADGGPKKRQNQGKFVQNGRAWPRNGDMGGMALTYDPTAALQNGFYPAPYNIAHSRMLAQSALVPYLPSAVSSYQGSLLTPGMDHPLSLQPASMMGPLTQQLGHLSLNSLGPLLPTAAMQGAYIPQYPPVPSSNVSVEESSGQQNQVAAVETPSDHGVYPFQFSK; encoded by the exons CCATATGTGTCATTGTCTCAGCAGATGGCACCGCCAAGTCCGAGGAACAGCACCCCTAACAGCAGCATCGGGGGCAATGGCAATGAGCAGCTGAGCAAAACCAACCTGTACATTCGCGGACTGCAGCCTGGCACGACGGACCAGGACCTCGTCAAGCTCTGTCAGCC ATATGGCAAGATTGTCTCCACCAAGGCCATTCTGGACAAGACCACAAACAAGTGCAAAG GCTATGGCTTTGTGGACTTTGACAGCCCATCAGCAGCACAGAAGGCTGTAACAGCGCTGAAAGCCAGTGGTGTGCAGGCCCAGATGGCAAAG CAACAGGAGCAAGACCCTACAAATTTATACATCTCAAACCTCCCCCTGTCGATGGACGAGCAAGAGCTGGAGGGGATGCTGAAGCCGTTTGGTCAGGTTATCTCCACCCGAATCCTTCGAGACAGTAGTGGGATCAGCAGAGGGGTCGGCTTTGCGAG GATGGAGTCCACAGAGAAGTGTGAAGCCATCATCACCCACTTTAACGGAAAGTATCTTAAGACGCCCCCTGGAGTGGCAG CGCCGTCTGACCCCTTGCTTTGCAAGTTTGCCGATGGCGGGCCAAAGAAACGACAGAACCAAGGAAAATTTGTGCAGAACGGACGGGCCTGGCCAAGGAACGGAGACATG GGTGGTATGGCCTTGACCTATGACCCGACCGCAGCGCTTCAGAATGG GTTCTACCCAGCCCCTTACAACATCGCCCACAGCAGGATGCTGGCTCAGTCTGCCCTCGTCCCATACCTTCCATCTGCCGTGTCTTCCTATCAG GGCTCACTTCTTACACCAGGGATGGACCACCCTctttctctccagcctgcctctaTGATGGGACCTCTCACTCAGCAATTGGGTCACCTGTCACTCAACAGCCTGGGCCCG CTCCTGCCAACAGCTGCCATGCAGGGAGCTTACATCCCCCAGTACCCTCCTGTGCCTTCTTCCAATGTGTCTGTGGAG GAGAGCAGTGGTCAGCAGAATCAAGTGGCGGCCGTGGAGACACCCTCAGACCATGGGGTCTATCCTTTCCAGTTCAGCAAGTAA
- the Rbms2 gene encoding RNA-binding motif, single-stranded-interacting protein 2 isoform X4: MAPPSPRNSTPNSSIGGNGNEQLSKTNLYIRGLQPGTTDQDLVKLCQPYGKIVSTKAILDKTTNKCKGYGFVDFDSPSAAQKAVTALKASGVQAQMAKQQEQDPTNLYISNLPLSMDEQELEGMLKPFGQVISTRILRDSSGISRGVGFARMESTEKCEAIITHFNGKYLKTPPGVAAPSDPLLCKFADGGPKKRQNQGKFVQNGRAWPRNGDMGGMALTYDPTAALQNGFYPAPYNIAHSRMLAQSALVPYLPSAVSSYQRVTQTSSPQVPNPSWMQHQSYLMQPSGSLLTPGMDHPLSLQPASMMGPLTQQLGHLSLNSLGPLLPTAAMQGAYIPQYPPVPSSNVSVEESSGQQNQVAAVETPSDHGVYPFQFSK, from the exons ATGGCACCGCCAAGTCCGAGGAACAGCACCCCTAACAGCAGCATCGGGGGCAATGGCAATGAGCAGCTGAGCAAAACCAACCTGTACATTCGCGGACTGCAGCCTGGCACGACGGACCAGGACCTCGTCAAGCTCTGTCAGCC ATATGGCAAGATTGTCTCCACCAAGGCCATTCTGGACAAGACCACAAACAAGTGCAAAG GCTATGGCTTTGTGGACTTTGACAGCCCATCAGCAGCACAGAAGGCTGTAACAGCGCTGAAAGCCAGTGGTGTGCAGGCCCAGATGGCAAAG CAACAGGAGCAAGACCCTACAAATTTATACATCTCAAACCTCCCCCTGTCGATGGACGAGCAAGAGCTGGAGGGGATGCTGAAGCCGTTTGGTCAGGTTATCTCCACCCGAATCCTTCGAGACAGTAGTGGGATCAGCAGAGGGGTCGGCTTTGCGAG GATGGAGTCCACAGAGAAGTGTGAAGCCATCATCACCCACTTTAACGGAAAGTATCTTAAGACGCCCCCTGGAGTGGCAG CGCCGTCTGACCCCTTGCTTTGCAAGTTTGCCGATGGCGGGCCAAAGAAACGACAGAACCAAGGAAAATTTGTGCAGAACGGACGGGCCTGGCCAAGGAACGGAGACATG GGTGGTATGGCCTTGACCTATGACCCGACCGCAGCGCTTCAGAATGG GTTCTACCCAGCCCCTTACAACATCGCCCACAGCAGGATGCTGGCTCAGTCTGCCCTCGTCCCATACCTTCCATCTGCCGTGTCTTCCTATCAG AGAGTGACTCAGACATCTTCTCCACAAGTACCTAACCCGTCCTGGATGCAACACCAGTCGTACCTCATGCAGCCTTCA GGCTCACTTCTTACACCAGGGATGGACCACCCTctttctctccagcctgcctctaTGATGGGACCTCTCACTCAGCAATTGGGTCACCTGTCACTCAACAGCCTGGGCCCG CTCCTGCCAACAGCTGCCATGCAGGGAGCTTACATCCCCCAGTACCCTCCTGTGCCTTCTTCCAATGTGTCTGTGGAG GAGAGCAGTGGTCAGCAGAATCAAGTGGCGGCCGTGGAGACACCCTCAGACCATGGGGTCTATCCTTTCCAGTTCAGCAAGTAA
- the Rbms2 gene encoding RNA-binding motif, single-stranded-interacting protein 2 isoform X2 codes for MLLSVTSRPGISTFGYNKNNKKMAPPSPRNSTPNSSIGGNGNEQLSKTNLYIRGLQPGTTDQDLVKLCQPYGKIVSTKAILDKTTNKCKGYGFVDFDSPSAAQKAVTALKASGVQAQMAKQQEQDPTNLYISNLPLSMDEQELEGMLKPFGQVISTRILRDSSGISRGVGFARMESTEKCEAIITHFNGKYLKTPPGVAAPSDPLLCKFADGGPKKRQNQGKFVQNGRAWPRNGDMGGMALTYDPTAALQNGFYPAPYNIAHSRMLAQSALVPYLPSAVSSYQRVTQTSSPQVPNPSWMQHQSYLMQPSGSLLTPGMDHPLSLQPASMMGPLTQQLGHLSLNSLGPLLPTAAMQGAYIPQYPPVPSSNVSVEESSGQQNQVAAVETPSDHGVYPFQFSK; via the exons ATGGCACCGCCAAGTCCGAGGAACAGCACCCCTAACAGCAGCATCGGGGGCAATGGCAATGAGCAGCTGAGCAAAACCAACCTGTACATTCGCGGACTGCAGCCTGGCACGACGGACCAGGACCTCGTCAAGCTCTGTCAGCC ATATGGCAAGATTGTCTCCACCAAGGCCATTCTGGACAAGACCACAAACAAGTGCAAAG GCTATGGCTTTGTGGACTTTGACAGCCCATCAGCAGCACAGAAGGCTGTAACAGCGCTGAAAGCCAGTGGTGTGCAGGCCCAGATGGCAAAG CAACAGGAGCAAGACCCTACAAATTTATACATCTCAAACCTCCCCCTGTCGATGGACGAGCAAGAGCTGGAGGGGATGCTGAAGCCGTTTGGTCAGGTTATCTCCACCCGAATCCTTCGAGACAGTAGTGGGATCAGCAGAGGGGTCGGCTTTGCGAG GATGGAGTCCACAGAGAAGTGTGAAGCCATCATCACCCACTTTAACGGAAAGTATCTTAAGACGCCCCCTGGAGTGGCAG CGCCGTCTGACCCCTTGCTTTGCAAGTTTGCCGATGGCGGGCCAAAGAAACGACAGAACCAAGGAAAATTTGTGCAGAACGGACGGGCCTGGCCAAGGAACGGAGACATG GGTGGTATGGCCTTGACCTATGACCCGACCGCAGCGCTTCAGAATGG GTTCTACCCAGCCCCTTACAACATCGCCCACAGCAGGATGCTGGCTCAGTCTGCCCTCGTCCCATACCTTCCATCTGCCGTGTCTTCCTATCAG AGAGTGACTCAGACATCTTCTCCACAAGTACCTAACCCGTCCTGGATGCAACACCAGTCGTACCTCATGCAGCCTTCA GGCTCACTTCTTACACCAGGGATGGACCACCCTctttctctccagcctgcctctaTGATGGGACCTCTCACTCAGCAATTGGGTCACCTGTCACTCAACAGCCTGGGCCCG CTCCTGCCAACAGCTGCCATGCAGGGAGCTTACATCCCCCAGTACCCTCCTGTGCCTTCTTCCAATGTGTCTGTGGAG GAGAGCAGTGGTCAGCAGAATCAAGTGGCGGCCGTGGAGACACCCTCAGACCATGGGGTCTATCCTTTCCAGTTCAGCAAGTAA